From the genome of Blautia pseudococcoides, one region includes:
- the dapF gene encoding diaminopimelate epimerase — protein sequence MKFTKMQGIGNDYVYVNCFQETVEDPSEAARKVSDRHFGIGSDGLILIKPSENADFEMEMYNADGSQGAMCGNGIRCVAKYVYDYGLTDKTRISVDTKSGIKYLDLTVKNGRVAQVKVNMGKPEFYTENIPMKHKKEKVIREPLAVDQQVYEVTAVSMGNPHAVVFMDDVKGLDIKEIGPYFEKHQAFPEGVNTEFVRVLDEKTVEMRVWERGSGETLACGTGACAVAAACVMNGYTEEEVTVKLLGGDLKIFWDRKENTIYMTGPAEVVFDGTIEL from the coding sequence ATGAAATTTACAAAGATGCAGGGAATCGGCAATGATTATGTGTATGTAAACTGTTTTCAGGAGACAGTGGAAGATCCGTCTGAAGCGGCAAGAAAGGTCAGTGACCGGCATTTCGGCATTGGATCTGACGGGTTGATTCTGATCAAACCTTCAGAGAATGCGGATTTTGAGATGGAGATGTATAACGCGGACGGCAGCCAGGGTGCTATGTGCGGCAACGGCATCCGCTGTGTGGCAAAATATGTGTACGACTACGGACTGACGGATAAGACAAGGATCAGTGTGGATACCAAAAGCGGAATCAAATATCTGGATCTGACTGTGAAAAACGGCAGGGTGGCCCAGGTGAAAGTGAATATGGGAAAGCCGGAGTTTTACACGGAAAATATTCCCATGAAGCATAAAAAAGAAAAAGTCATCCGGGAGCCTCTGGCTGTCGATCAGCAGGTCTACGAGGTGACTGCGGTTTCCATGGGAAATCCCCATGCAGTTGTGTTCATGGATGATGTAAAAGGGCTGGATATTAAAGAGATCGGCCCGTATTTTGAGAAACACCAGGCATTTCCTGAGGGAGTCAACACAGAGTTTGTCCGGGTCCTGGATGAGAAGACCGTGGAGATGCGGGTTTGGGAGAGAGGCAGCGGGGAGACCCTGGCCTGCGGAACCGGAGCCTGTGCAGTGGCGGCGGCCTGTGTGATGAACGGATATACAGAGGAGGAGGTAACGGTAAAACTGCTGGGCGGCGACCTGAAGATTTTCTGGGACAGGAAAGAGAATACCATTTACATGACAGGTCCGGCGGAAGTGGTTTTTGACGGTACGATTGAACTATGA
- the feoB gene encoding ferrous iron transport protein B, whose amino-acid sequence MKEEIRVGFAGNPNCGKTTLFNAYTGANLKVANWPGVTVEKKEGETSYKGQKMRLIDLPGIYSLTSYSMEEMVSRKVILGGEVDVIVNVVDASALERNLYLTLQLLELGKPVILALNMMDIVEERGMELDLHRLPEMLGNIPVVPVSARKRSGLDVLLHAVKHHYEEPVADPVVTYSPDIERKILEVSKRIAAEHPDSENIRWHSIKILENDEQIFKEHPIDVSDLIDRDYEKQIINQKYEYIESVLEECVFYKGNRESLTEKSDRVLTHPVWGVPVFLGIMAMVFFLTFTVGDAVKGLFESWMDLAFTVARNTLENLGTADWLVSLMVDGIMTGVGGILTFLPNIFILFLALAFLEDSGYMARVAYVMDGIMGRVGLSGKAFLPMVLGFGCTVPAVMASRTLENQEDRKKTILLTPFMSCSARLPIYVLFADMFFGKFAMIAAFSLYALGLLMAIAIALVIGKVWKSSEKATLLIELPDYKIPNARTIRIYVWEKVKDYLTKAGTTIFVASIVIWFILNYGIHGMTADVTQSFGAQIGKVVAPLLVPAGLGTWQIVVALISGLSAKEVVISSFSVLYGVNNVNSVQGMAVLSASLGTVGFGALNAYSLMVFCLLYTPCVATLATIKRETRSWAWTLKMVLFQLILAYAASVLVFQVGSLFL is encoded by the coding sequence ATGAAAGAGGAAATTCGCGTAGGCTTTGCAGGCAATCCAAACTGCGGCAAGACCACTTTATTTAACGCATATACAGGGGCAAACCTGAAGGTTGCCAACTGGCCGGGTGTCACGGTTGAGAAAAAAGAGGGGGAGACATCCTATAAAGGGCAGAAGATGAGGCTGATCGACCTGCCCGGCATTTACAGTCTGACCTCCTACTCTATGGAGGAGATGGTATCCCGGAAGGTTATTCTGGGCGGTGAGGTGGATGTGATCGTAAATGTTGTGGACGCCTCCGCTCTGGAAAGGAATCTGTACCTGACTCTGCAGCTTCTGGAGCTGGGTAAACCGGTTATCCTGGCTCTTAATATGATGGATATTGTGGAGGAGCGGGGAATGGAGCTGGACCTTCACAGACTTCCGGAAATGCTGGGCAATATTCCGGTGGTACCTGTGTCTGCCAGAAAAAGGAGCGGCCTGGATGTACTTCTGCACGCAGTCAAGCATCATTATGAGGAGCCTGTGGCTGACCCGGTTGTCACATACAGTCCGGATATTGAGAGAAAGATCCTGGAAGTGTCCAAGCGTATTGCAGCGGAACATCCTGACAGTGAAAATATCCGCTGGCACAGTATAAAGATCCTGGAAAATGATGAGCAGATATTCAAGGAGCATCCCATTGATGTGTCTGACCTGATCGACAGGGATTATGAAAAACAGATTATTAATCAGAAATATGAATATATAGAGTCAGTTCTGGAAGAATGTGTTTTCTATAAGGGAAACAGGGAATCCCTGACAGAGAAATCGGACAGGGTTTTGACCCATCCCGTCTGGGGAGTTCCGGTATTCCTGGGAATTATGGCCATGGTGTTTTTTCTCACATTTACAGTGGGAGATGCAGTTAAGGGATTGTTTGAATCCTGGATGGATCTGGCCTTTACTGTGGCAAGAAACACGCTGGAAAACCTGGGGACTGCGGACTGGCTCGTCTCGCTGATGGTGGACGGCATCATGACTGGTGTAGGCGGTATCCTGACCTTTCTGCCTAATATCTTTATCCTGTTTCTGGCTCTGGCCTTTCTGGAGGACAGCGGCTATATGGCACGTGTAGCCTATGTCATGGACGGGATTATGGGAAGGGTGGGACTTTCCGGCAAGGCGTTTCTTCCCATGGTGCTGGGCTTTGGGTGTACGGTTCCCGCTGTCATGGCATCCCGGACGCTGGAAAACCAGGAGGACAGGAAGAAGACCATACTTCTGACACCGTTTATGTCCTGTTCGGCAAGGCTGCCTATTTACGTTCTGTTTGCGGATATGTTCTTCGGAAAGTTTGCCATGATCGCAGCTTTTTCCCTCTATGCTCTGGGACTTCTGATGGCCATAGCCATAGCGCTGGTTATAGGAAAGGTGTGGAAGAGCAGTGAGAAGGCAACCCTTCTGATCGAACTTCCTGATTATAAAATACCTAATGCCAGGACGATCCGGATATATGTATGGGAAAAGGTGAAAGATTATCTGACAAAAGCAGGTACAACCATTTTTGTCGCCTCTATTGTTATCTGGTTTATTTTAAATTACGGTATCCATGGCATGACCGCGGATGTGACACAGAGCTTTGGCGCCCAGATTGGAAAAGTGGTGGCACCGCTGCTGGTTCCTGCGGGTCTGGGTACATGGCAGATCGTGGTGGCGCTGATCTCAGGCCTGTCTGCCAAAGAGGTGGTAATATCCAGTTTTTCCGTGCTCTACGGTGTGAACAACGTAAACTCCGTCCAGGGTATGGCAGTGCTCAGCGCTTCCCTGGGTACTGTGGGGTTCGGCGCGCTGAATGCCTACTCCCTGATGGTGTTCTGTCTGCTGTATACACCGTGTGTGGCTACACTGGCCACGATCAAGAGGGAAACGAGGTCTTGGGCCTGGACTTTAAAAATGGTGTTGTTTCAGCTTATACTGGCATACGCGGCATCTGTGCTGGTATTCCAGGTGGGAAGTTTGTTCCTGTAG
- a CDS encoding B12-binding domain-containing radical SAM protein, which translates to MKIMLMAVNAKYIHSNLAVYSLQSYAAGHGIRADIAEYTINQQKDEILRGVYRQKPDVLCVSCYIWNISYVKELMGDVKKILPDTDIWVGGPEVSFDAETFLKGCPWACGVMCGEGEETFLELASHYVQQTGSMEDIQGIVYRQGEDMVKTDQRPIMDMDKLVFPYGDMSLFSHKIIYYESSRGCPFSCSYCLSSIDKKLRFRSLDLVLDELQFFLDQRVPQVKFVDRTFNCKKEHAMAVWTYIRDHDNGVTNFHFEIAADLLTEEETSLISTMRPGLIQLETGVQSTNEKTIREIRRKTSFDKIEETVKKVQKGQNVHQHLDLIAGLPFEDYKSFCQSFDQVYSLRPQQLQLGFLKVLKGSYMYEKAEAYGCVYQETEPYEVLRTDWISYGDILKLKGVEEMVEVYYNSSQFIRTVTAMEELFADAFSMYEALAAFYDEKGYRGISHTRIRRYEILLEYLEERQQVDMAYFRELMLFDLYARENLKTRPAWASDMAPYKKKVLEFYKKEEEAPVLLGDYKGYQARQTMKMTHLEVFHYDIMRVSEKRACIGRTADGDEALPARGEFPVLFDYQKRNPLTYDAAMYAADLQL; encoded by the coding sequence ATGAAGATCATGCTTATGGCAGTAAATGCCAAATATATACATTCTAATCTGGCGGTGTACAGCCTGCAGTCTTATGCGGCCGGGCATGGGATCCGGGCAGATATTGCAGAGTATACTATTAATCAGCAGAAGGATGAGATCCTGCGGGGTGTATACAGGCAGAAACCGGATGTACTTTGTGTATCTTGCTATATCTGGAACATTTCCTATGTAAAAGAGCTTATGGGAGATGTGAAAAAGATTCTGCCGGATACGGATATCTGGGTGGGCGGACCGGAGGTTTCTTTTGATGCGGAGACATTTTTAAAGGGCTGTCCCTGGGCCTGCGGTGTTATGTGCGGGGAGGGGGAGGAGACTTTTCTGGAACTGGCCTCCCATTATGTGCAGCAGACAGGGAGCATGGAAGACATTCAGGGGATTGTTTACAGACAGGGCGAAGACATGGTAAAGACTGACCAAAGGCCTATCATGGATATGGACAAACTGGTATTTCCTTATGGGGATATGTCCTTGTTCTCCCATAAGATCATCTACTACGAGAGCAGCCGAGGCTGTCCTTTTTCCTGCAGCTACTGTCTGTCCTCCATTGATAAAAAGCTGCGGTTCCGCAGCCTGGACCTGGTACTTGATGAACTGCAGTTTTTCCTGGATCAAAGGGTGCCTCAGGTGAAATTCGTGGACCGTACATTCAACTGTAAAAAAGAACATGCCATGGCTGTCTGGACATACATCAGGGACCATGACAACGGGGTAACAAACTTCCACTTTGAGATCGCTGCTGATTTGCTGACAGAGGAAGAAACAAGTCTGATCTCCACTATGCGGCCCGGACTGATCCAGCTTGAGACCGGGGTGCAGTCCACCAATGAAAAGACTATCCGGGAAATACGGAGAAAGACCAGTTTTGATAAAATTGAGGAGACTGTAAAGAAAGTGCAGAAGGGGCAGAATGTGCATCAGCATCTGGATTTGATCGCAGGCCTTCCTTTTGAGGATTACAAAAGCTTCTGCCAATCCTTTGATCAGGTTTACAGCCTCAGGCCCCAGCAGCTTCAGCTTGGGTTTCTGAAGGTATTAAAAGGCTCTTATATGTATGAGAAGGCAGAGGCGTACGGATGTGTCTATCAGGAGACAGAACCCTATGAAGTCCTGAGGACCGACTGGATTTCCTATGGGGATATTTTGAAATTAAAAGGTGTGGAGGAGATGGTGGAGGTTTATTATAACAGCAGCCAGTTTATCCGCACAGTGACAGCTATGGAAGAGCTGTTTGCAGATGCCTTTTCCATGTATGAGGCTCTGGCAGCGTTTTATGATGAAAAGGGATACCGGGGAATTTCCCACACGCGTATCCGGAGGTATGAAATACTTCTGGAATATCTGGAGGAGAGGCAGCAGGTGGATATGGCGTATTTCCGGGAACTGATGCTGTTTGACCTGTATGCCAGGGAAAACCTGAAGACTAGGCCTGCCTGGGCAAGTGACATGGCGCCCTATAAGAAAAAAGTACTGGAGTTCTACAAAAAAGAGGAGGAAGCCCCGGTTCTCCTTGGGGACTACAAAGGATATCAGGCCAGGCAGACCATGAAAATGACCCATCTGGAAGTTTTCCACTACGATATAATGCGCGTTAGTGAGAAGCGTGCCTGCATTGGGCGAACGGCGGATGGCGATGAAGCGTTGCCTGCAAGAGGGGAGTTCCCGGTACTTTTTGATTACCAGAAACGGAACCCGCTGACCTATGATGCCGCCATGTACGCGGCTGACCTGCAGCTATAA
- a CDS encoding MATE family efflux transporter — protein sequence MTTEDKRFYRNVLSLVMPMALQNLINVGVTSTDVIMLGRVGETALSGVSLANQVYFILSLIFFGLTSGACVLTAQYWGKHDTRTIEKVMGMSFRIAILSAAVFTALAVCVPDLLMRIFTSDEAIIAEGVSYLRIVAFSYILAAFTNVYLNIIRSIERVVIATVVYATSLSVNIILNAIFIFGLFGAPALGAAGAAIGTLCARAVEVIIVVYYARKKNDVVLIRIKDMFKRYKWLEKDFFVYAFPVLLNEFAWGAGMAAISSIVGHLGSASVAAHSVAQVCRQLSMVIAFGISNATAIMIGKAIGEKKEELARDYGNRFAKLSLLFGAAGGILILIISPFVCNMLKLTPLAKSYLQVMMVIMSYYVVGQSFNSTLVVGVFRAGGDTMFGLFLDVGIMWLCSIFAAAVAAFVIHVPMPWVYIILCSDEVIKVPFSWKRYKSYKWLNNITR from the coding sequence ATGACAACAGAGGACAAGCGGTTCTACAGAAATGTGCTGAGCCTTGTCATGCCTATGGCACTTCAAAACCTGATCAACGTGGGGGTTACATCCACGGACGTTATCATGCTGGGAAGAGTGGGAGAGACTGCCCTTTCCGGCGTTTCCCTGGCTAACCAGGTGTATTTTATATTGTCCCTGATCTTCTTCGGGCTTACCTCAGGGGCTTGTGTGCTGACTGCCCAGTATTGGGGAAAACATGATACCAGAACCATTGAGAAGGTTATGGGCATGTCTTTTCGGATCGCCATTTTGTCTGCTGCAGTATTTACGGCGCTGGCTGTGTGTGTGCCGGACCTGCTGATGCGGATCTTTACCTCAGATGAGGCGATCATTGCGGAGGGCGTGAGTTATCTGCGGATCGTGGCATTTTCATACATACTTGCAGCGTTTACCAATGTATATCTGAACATAATCAGAAGTATTGAGCGTGTGGTCATCGCCACGGTGGTGTACGCCACATCCCTGTCTGTGAATATTATACTGAATGCAATATTTATCTTCGGCCTTTTTGGGGCGCCGGCTCTTGGGGCAGCAGGTGCGGCTATCGGCACGCTCTGCGCCAGGGCTGTGGAGGTTATCATTGTGGTATATTATGCGCGGAAGAAAAATGATGTGGTCCTCATACGCATCAAAGACATGTTTAAGAGATATAAATGGCTGGAAAAGGATTTTTTCGTGTATGCGTTTCCGGTGCTTCTCAACGAATTTGCCTGGGGCGCGGGTATGGCTGCAATCTCCTCCATTGTGGGGCATCTGGGCAGCGCCTCTGTGGCGGCGCATTCCGTGGCACAGGTGTGCAGACAGTTGTCCATGGTCATTGCCTTTGGTATCTCCAACGCAACGGCCATCATGATAGGCAAGGCGATCGGAGAGAAGAAAGAGGAGCTTGCCAGGGACTATGGAAACCGGTTTGCCAAGTTGTCCCTCTTGTTTGGGGCAGCGGGAGGTATCCTGATCCTGATCATCTCGCCCTTTGTGTGCAATATGCTGAAACTGACGCCTCTGGCAAAATCCTATCTTCAGGTCATGATGGTGATCATGTCCTACTATGTGGTGGGGCAGTCCTTTAACTCTACTTTAGTGGTGGGCGTGTTCAGAGCCGGGGGAGATACCATGTTCGGGCTGTTTTTGGATGTGGGGATCATGTGGCTCTGCTCTATTTTTGCTGCGGCTGTGGCAGCCTTTGTGATACATGTGCCCATGCCATGGGTTTACATAATATTGTGCAGCGATGAGGTGATAAAAGTGCCGTTTTCCTGGAAACGGTATAAAAGTTATAAATGGCTTAATAATATTACGCGGTAG
- the nrdD gene encoding anaerobic ribonucleoside-triphosphate reductase, which produces MIYVIKKDGTKEEFDVQKIVRAVNKSAERIMYSFTEQEIDFLCRYATDKAESLGKDQITIQGMHNIVEGALEQVNPAVAKSYRDYRNYKHDFIHMMDEVYTKSQSIRYIGDKSNANTDSALVATKRSLIFNELNKELYRKFFMNRNELQACKDGYIYIHDQSARLDTMNCCLFDVANVLRGGFEMGNVWYNEPKTLDTAFDVMGDIILSTAAQQYGGFTVPEVDKILAPYAEKSYTKYREEFLKYVDPEWEHALEKAETYAYDKVQRDFDQGWQGIEYKLNTVGSSRGDYPFVTVTLGLGTKRFEKMCSISLLNVHKEGQGKAGHRKPVLFPKIVFLYDEEIHGEGGTSEDVFEAGIACSAKTMYPDWLSMSGKGYISSMYKKYKKVISPMGCRAFLSPWYERGGMTPADDRDVPVFVGRFNVGAVSLHLPMILAKARAENRDFYEVLDFYLEMIRQLHIRTYDYLGEMKASTNPLAYCEGGFYGGSLKPSDKIKPLLRPMTASFGITALNELQELYNGKSIREDGAFALEVLQYINNKVSQFKEEDGNLYAIYGTPAESLCGLQVEQFRKMYGIVEGVSDRPYVSNSFHCHVTEEITPIEKQDCEGRFWELCNGGKIQYVRYPIGYNTDAIRALVRRAMTLGYYEGVNLSLAYCDDCGHEELEMDVCPICGSTNLTKIDRMNGYLSYSRVHGDTRLNTAKMAEIAERRSM; this is translated from the coding sequence ATGATTTATGTAATTAAGAAAGACGGAACAAAAGAAGAATTTGACGTACAGAAAATAGTCAGAGCAGTCAATAAATCCGCGGAAAGAATTATGTACAGCTTTACAGAGCAGGAGATTGACTTTCTGTGCAGATACGCCACAGATAAGGCAGAGTCCCTGGGAAAGGACCAAATCACCATCCAGGGGATGCACAATATCGTGGAGGGAGCACTGGAGCAAGTGAATCCTGCAGTTGCCAAGAGCTACCGGGATTACAGAAATTATAAGCATGATTTTATCCACATGATGGACGAGGTGTATACCAAAAGCCAGTCTATCCGTTATATCGGTGACAAGAGCAATGCCAATACGGACAGTGCTTTGGTTGCGACCAAGAGGAGCCTGATCTTTAATGAACTGAACAAGGAATTGTACCGGAAATTCTTCATGAACCGCAATGAGCTGCAGGCATGTAAGGACGGCTATATTTACATTCATGACCAGTCCGCAAGGCTGGATACCATGAACTGCTGTCTTTTTGACGTGGCAAATGTGCTGAGGGGCGGATTTGAGATGGGGAATGTGTGGTACAACGAACCGAAGACACTGGACACCGCTTTTGATGTTATGGGAGATATTATTCTGAGTACAGCTGCCCAGCAGTACGGCGGTTTTACTGTGCCCGAGGTGGATAAGATACTTGCCCCTTATGCAGAGAAAAGCTACACAAAATACAGAGAAGAATTTTTAAAATATGTGGACCCGGAGTGGGAACACGCGCTGGAGAAAGCGGAAACGTACGCATATGACAAGGTACAGCGGGATTTTGATCAGGGATGGCAGGGTATTGAGTACAAGCTCAATACCGTGGGTTCCTCCAGAGGAGATTACCCATTTGTGACAGTGACGCTGGGACTGGGAACCAAGCGGTTTGAAAAGATGTGCAGTATTTCCCTTCTCAATGTACATAAAGAGGGACAGGGAAAAGCAGGCCACAGGAAACCGGTGCTGTTTCCGAAGATTGTCTTTTTATATGATGAGGAGATCCACGGGGAGGGCGGCACCAGTGAGGATGTGTTCGAGGCCGGTATTGCGTGCTCAGCCAAAACCATGTATCCGGACTGGCTGTCCATGAGCGGGAAAGGCTATATTTCCAGTATGTACAAAAAGTATAAAAAGGTGATCAGCCCCATGGGATGCCGCGCCTTTTTAAGCCCCTGGTATGAGCGGGGCGGTATGACACCTGCGGATGACCGGGATGTGCCCGTGTTTGTGGGAAGGTTCAATGTGGGGGCTGTCAGCCTGCATCTGCCCATGATCCTGGCAAAGGCCAGAGCGGAGAACCGTGATTTTTATGAGGTGCTTGACTTCTACCTGGAAATGATCCGCCAGCTTCATATCAGAACTTATGACTATCTGGGGGAGATGAAGGCATCCACCAATCCGCTGGCATACTGTGAGGGCGGATTTTACGGAGGCAGTCTAAAGCCCTCTGACAAGATAAAACCCCTTCTGAGACCTATGACAGCCTCCTTTGGCATCACTGCCCTCAACGAGCTGCAGGAGCTGTACAACGGAAAGTCCATCCGGGAGGACGGTGCCTTTGCCCTGGAGGTCCTTCAGTATATCAACAATAAGGTGAGCCAGTTCAAGGAGGAGGACGGCAATCTGTACGCGATCTACGGCACCCCGGCAGAGAGCCTGTGCGGTCTGCAGGTGGAACAGTTCAGAAAGATGTACGGCATTGTGGAGGGCGTGTCGGACCGCCCCTATGTCAGCAACAGTTTCCACTGCCATGTGACAGAGGAGATCACCCCCATTGAGAAGCAGGACTGTGAGGGCCGTTTCTGGGAGCTGTGCAACGGCGGCAAGATCCAGTATGTGCGCTATCCCATCGGGTACAATACAGACGCGATCCGGGCGCTGGTGAGAAGAGCCATGACGCTGGGATATTATGAGGGTGTGAATCTCTCCCTGGCTTACTGTGATGACTGCGGCCATGAGGAGCTGGAGATGGATGTGTGCCCGATCTGCGGGTCCACAAACCTGACTAAGATTGACAGGATGAACGGGTATCTGTCGTACAGCCGTGTACATGGTGATACCAGGCTGAACACTGCCAAGATGGCGGAAATCGCAGAGCGCAGATCCATGTAA
- a CDS encoding cation:proton antiporter, with translation MNSYNYLLDLALILLSTKVFGLLTRKVRMPQVVGALLAGLLLGPACFGILKQTEFIHEVSEIGVIVLMFCAGLETDIDELKRSGKASFVIALLGVLVPLAGGFGVAWFFNRPGMIASNASASIMLQNIFIGVILTATSVSISVETLKEMGKLNTKAGNAILGAAIIDDVLGIIALTVITSLADSSVNVVVVFAKIVGFFVFVGVGGYVLHIIFKKWVKGYERDLQRFVIISFVICLLFSYCAEKFFGVADITGAFFAGLIITKTTHTNYIARRFGILSYILLSPVFFASIGIQVELPDMSPMIITFAVVLVIVAVLTKIVGCGVGAKVCQYKNKDCVRIGMGMVSRGEVALIVAAKGNAVGLMSSALLGPIVVVVVITTIISPILLKMTFSEKSGKAEYQENEYAKHIEEAQEAGKSDASRYVGGKQQGK, from the coding sequence ATGAACTCTTATAATTATTTACTGGACCTGGCGCTTATATTACTGAGCACCAAGGTTTTTGGACTTCTTACCAGGAAAGTCAGGATGCCTCAGGTGGTGGGCGCCCTGCTTGCGGGACTGCTTTTGGGGCCGGCCTGTTTTGGGATACTGAAGCAGACGGAGTTTATCCACGAGGTGTCGGAGATTGGTGTTATTGTGCTGATGTTCTGCGCAGGCCTGGAGACAGATATTGATGAGCTGAAAAGGAGCGGCAAGGCCTCTTTTGTCATTGCCCTTTTAGGTGTGCTGGTTCCGCTTGCGGGAGGATTTGGTGTAGCCTGGTTCTTCAACCGTCCGGGCATGATAGCATCCAATGCGTCAGCAAGTATTATGCTGCAGAACATTTTTATCGGTGTCATTCTGACAGCGACCAGTGTGAGCATATCTGTGGAAACCTTAAAAGAGATGGGTAAATTAAACACCAAGGCAGGAAATGCCATTCTGGGCGCTGCCATTATTGATGATGTGCTGGGTATTATCGCATTGACCGTCATCACAAGCCTGGCGGATTCCAGCGTGAATGTGGTGGTTGTATTTGCAAAAATCGTGGGATTCTTCGTGTTTGTAGGCGTTGGAGGCTATGTGCTTCACATTATCTTTAAAAAGTGGGTGAAGGGTTATGAGAGGGACCTGCAGCGGTTCGTCATCATCTCCTTTGTTATCTGTCTGCTCTTTTCCTATTGTGCAGAGAAATTTTTCGGAGTCGCAGACATTACAGGGGCATTTTTTGCAGGTCTGATCATCACCAAGACAACGCACACCAATTACATTGCAAGACGGTTTGGGATTTTGTCATATATACTGCTGTCACCGGTGTTTTTTGCCAGCATTGGTATTCAGGTGGAGCTTCCGGATATGAGCCCCATGATCATCACGTTCGCAGTGGTTCTGGTTATTGTGGCAGTGCTCACAAAGATCGTGGGCTGCGGTGTGGGCGCTAAAGTCTGTCAGTATAAGAACAAGGACTGTGTCCGCATCGGCATGGGCATGGTATCCAGAGGCGAGGTGGCCCTCATTGTTGCCGCAAAGGGCAATGCAGTAGGTCTGATGTCCTCCGCCCTTCTGGGGCCGATCGTGGTGGTGGTAGTTATCACAACGATCATTTCACCTATTCTGCTCAAGATGACCTTCAGTGAGAAGAGCGGCAAGGCAGAATATCAGGAGAATGAATACGCAAAACATATAGAAGAAGCCCAGGAGGCTGGAAAAAGTGATGCGTCCCGTTACGTGGGCGGGAAGCAGCAGGGAAAATAG
- a CDS encoding FeoB-associated Cys-rich membrane protein codes for MAVTIILAAAVSAYAGFVIRKKVKDIKKGKFCSCSGSCSDCGRGCGGPKKKVDAS; via the coding sequence ATGGCAGTTACCATTATACTTGCTGCTGCGGTGTCAGCCTATGCCGGGTTTGTGATCCGAAAAAAGGTGAAAGATATAAAAAAAGGTAAATTCTGCAGCTGCAGCGGCAGTTGTTCGGACTGCGGCAGAGGCTGCGGGGGACCAAAAAAGAAGGTGGATGCGTCATGA
- a CDS encoding FeoA family protein encodes MKLNQADILRNYRITSVQEQEKIQRRLEALGILEGTKVVVLNRKHNGSTIIKVRGTRWALGNEIAEGIEVEELGG; translated from the coding sequence ATGAAGCTGAATCAGGCGGATATATTGCGGAATTACCGCATAACCAGCGTTCAGGAGCAGGAAAAAATCCAGCGGCGGCTGGAGGCACTGGGAATTCTGGAGGGAACAAAGGTAGTAGTCCTGAACAGAAAGCACAATGGTTCCACTATTATCAAGGTGAGAGGGACCAGATGGGCGCTTGGCAATGAGATCGCGGAGGGAATAGAAGTGGAGGAGCTTGGAGGATGA